Proteins from a genomic interval of Watersipora subatra chromosome 10, tzWatSuba1.1, whole genome shotgun sequence:
- the LOC137406090 gene encoding guanine nucleotide exchange factor subunit RIC1-like, giving the protein LSIYLSIHLPIYSSIYPSIYPSTYLSIYISIHLPIYPSTYLSIYISIHLPIYPSTYLSIYLSIHLPIYPSTYLSIYISIHLPVYPSTYLSIYISIHLPFYPSTYLSIYLSIHLPIYPSTYLSIYLSIHLSIHLSIHLPIYLSIYRSIYLSIYLSIYLSIYLSIYLSIYLSIYPYIYMYLSIYRSIYLFISIYSFTYLSVHLSIYPSTYLSIYLSIYLSIYLSIYLYIYLLTCIYLSIYLSIMIKRYMF; this is encoded by the coding sequence ctatccatctacctatctatccatctacctatctattcatctatctatccatctatctatccatctacctatctatccatctacatatctatccatctacctatctatccatctacctatctatccatctacatatctatccatctacctatctatccatctacatatctatccatctacctatctatccatctacctatctatccatctacctatctatccatctacATATCTATCCATCTACCTGTCTATCCATCTacctatctatccatctacATATCTATCCATCTACCTTTCTATCCATCTACATATCTATCCATCTacctatctatccatctacctatctatccatctacctatctatccatctacctatctattcatctatctatccatctatctatccatctacctatctatctatccatctatcgatccatctacctatctatctatttatctatctatctatccatctatctatctatatatctatctatctacttatctatctatccatatatctacatgtatctatctatctatcgaTCTATCTATCTGTTTATATCTATCTATTCATTTACCTATCTATCTGTCCATCTATCTATTTATCCATCTacctatctatccatctatctatctatttatctatctatctatttatctatctatctatatatctatctattaacatgtatctatctatccatctatctatctatcatGATCAAAAGATATATGTTCTGA